A part of Paenibacillus donghaensis genomic DNA contains:
- a CDS encoding YheC/YheD family protein, which produces MGLTFCNVHFTKQAERVVYLSGSLMKSLKLSGKRNIRMRLGKDTIPAVIKPIKRSGNHIFLTSGVKSAIKVPNSGGVYLRNLQNEEVQIGPLVGILSDGAGSSTQPFGSRTGFIKQLLREGSGKCYIFAFMPRDINWQQEQVYGYFLTGSGKFERKMVPLPDVVYNRLPSRKAETSPYINQLRDRFARKKIPYFNWSFFNKSDVYKLLENDSTANRYVPETHSNPSTEQMRDMLDRHHFVYYKPSAGSLGHGIYRLTYLPKKGYFARYRRGGKNVLLRFGTFDSLMRMLRTRHGQSLQSYVVQQGIRLIEIDGCPIDFRFHMHKNGSNQWVVVGIGAKKAGRGSVTTHLKNGGALLTPQQALGRVFGARADEVLQQAKTTAVRLAESLEVQHHHLLGEIGFDLGIDQDEDIWMFEANAKPGRSIFRHPSLRAEGKASIEHILEHCLYLSKFRRRDEM; this is translated from the coding sequence ATGGGTCTCACTTTTTGCAATGTGCATTTCACCAAACAGGCCGAGCGAGTGGTATATCTATCCGGTTCACTCATGAAAAGCCTGAAATTATCGGGCAAAAGAAATATCCGCATGCGTCTGGGCAAAGACACGATCCCGGCCGTAATCAAGCCGATCAAACGCAGCGGCAATCATATATTCCTGACCTCAGGCGTCAAAAGCGCGATTAAAGTACCTAATTCAGGCGGCGTTTATTTACGCAATCTGCAGAACGAAGAGGTGCAGATCGGACCCTTGGTCGGAATTCTGTCCGACGGGGCTGGTTCCTCCACCCAGCCTTTCGGCTCACGCACCGGATTCATCAAGCAATTGCTGCGCGAGGGCAGCGGAAAATGTTATATTTTTGCTTTTATGCCACGTGACATCAACTGGCAGCAGGAGCAGGTATACGGGTACTTCCTGACCGGCTCAGGCAAATTCGAACGTAAAATGGTGCCTCTGCCCGACGTAGTCTACAATCGGCTGCCCAGCCGCAAAGCGGAAACCTCACCGTATATCAACCAGCTGCGCGATCGTTTTGCCCGCAAGAAAATTCCTTATTTCAACTGGAGCTTCTTCAATAAATCGGATGTTTACAAGCTGCTGGAGAATGACAGCACAGCGAACCGTTACGTGCCGGAGACACACAGCAATCCTTCCACAGAGCAAATGCGCGACATGCTGGATCGCCATCATTTCGTATATTACAAACCGTCTGCCGGCAGTCTGGGCCACGGCATTTACCGGCTGACCTACTTGCCCAAAAAAGGGTATTTCGCCAGATACCGCCGGGGCGGTAAAAATGTGCTGCTGCGTTTCGGAACCTTTGACAGCCTGATGCGGATGCTGCGTACCCGGCATGGACAGAGTCTGCAGAGTTATGTAGTGCAGCAAGGCATCCGCTTGATTGAAATTGACGGCTGCCCGATCGACTTCCGCTTCCATATGCACAAGAACGGCAGCAATCAATGGGTAGTTGTTGGCATCGGCGCCAAGAAGGCGGGTCGGGGCAGTGTAACCACCCATCTTAAAAACGGCGGCGCTCTGCTCACGCCGCAGCAGGCGCTCGGCCGTGTATTCGGAGCCAGAGCAGACGAAGTGCTGCAGCAGGCCAAAACGACCGCAGTCCGGCTGGCCGAGTCGCTGGAAGTGCAGCATCACCATCTGCTCGGCGAAATCGGCTTTGACCTTGGCATCGATCAGGATGAGGATATCTGGATGTTCGAGGCCAATGCCAAGCCGGGACGCTCCATCTTCCGCCATCCCTCCCTGCGCGCTGAGGGCAAAGCTTCCATTGAGCATATTCTGGAGCACTGCCTGTATCTCAGCAAATTCCGCAGGAGGGATGAGATGTGA
- a CDS encoding DRTGG domain-containing protein produces MEGQGDAITKHEQLLQHIESLKVGTKISVRKLAKEMLVSEGTAYRAVKEAENLGIVITKERIGTVRVEKKPRNISEQLTFGDVVDIVEGHVLGGASGLTKHLHKYVIGAMKVDAMIRYIDADSLLIVGNRDDVHSLALEQGAGVLVTGGFGTSREVKALADQLDLPVISSRHDTFTVASMINRAIFDRLIKKKIMLVEDIVDSKPRLHTLKISSTCGELRRLSQDSGEQRFPVTDEWNRVIGIIGRRDVEELGDAQSIEKAMIRNPITAALQTSLASAAQIMMWEGIDFLPIVDRNRKLVGSLTRREVLQSLRDVRNQPQLGETFDHLMWNGFADERDEEGRLFFHGFITPQMATDLGTISEGVLSTLMTLSAFKAAKDITGNDYVVDNMSTYFIRPVQIEHSVTVMPKLLEISRRTCKLEIEIIHLDTLVAKAVLMLQSLDHG; encoded by the coding sequence TTGGAAGGTCAAGGCGATGCAATAACCAAACATGAGCAGCTGCTGCAGCACATTGAAAGCCTGAAGGTAGGCACCAAAATATCTGTCCGCAAGCTGGCCAAGGAAATGCTGGTCAGTGAAGGCACCGCATACCGTGCCGTCAAAGAGGCCGAGAACCTGGGAATTGTGATTACGAAGGAGCGGATCGGGACAGTCCGTGTGGAGAAGAAGCCGCGCAATATCTCGGAGCAGCTGACGTTCGGGGACGTGGTGGATATCGTTGAAGGGCATGTGCTGGGCGGGGCCAGCGGCCTGACCAAGCATTTGCACAAATACGTGATTGGCGCCATGAAGGTCGATGCGATGATCCGTTATATCGATGCCGACAGCCTGCTGATTGTGGGGAACCGTGATGATGTGCACTCGCTTGCACTGGAGCAAGGGGCCGGGGTGCTGGTCACCGGTGGCTTCGGCACGAGTCGGGAGGTTAAGGCACTGGCCGATCAGCTGGATCTGCCTGTGATCTCTTCGCGCCATGACACCTTCACGGTGGCTTCGATGATTAACCGCGCTATTTTTGACCGGCTGATCAAGAAAAAAATTATGCTGGTTGAGGATATTGTCGACAGCAAGCCGCGCCTGCACACGCTGAAGATCTCCAGCACTTGCGGCGAGCTGCGCCGGCTCTCGCAAGACAGCGGTGAGCAGCGGTTCCCGGTGACCGACGAATGGAACCGGGTCATCGGGATCATCGGACGCCGTGATGTGGAGGAGCTTGGTGATGCGCAGAGCATTGAGAAGGCCATGATCCGCAATCCGATCACGGCCGCCTTGCAGACCTCTCTGGCTTCCGCCGCGCAGATTATGATGTGGGAAGGCATCGACTTCCTGCCGATTGTGGACCGCAACCGCAAGCTGGTCGGCTCCCTGACCCGCAGGGAAGTGCTGCAGAGCCTGCGTGATGTGCGCAACCAGCCGCAGCTGGGGGAGACCTTCGACCATCTGATGTGGAACGGTTTTGCCGATGAGCGGGATGAGGAGGGCCGGCTGTTTTTTCATGGCTTCATTACTCCGCAGATGGCCACCGACCTGGGAACGATCTCGGAAGGGGTCTTATCCACGCTGATGACGCTCTCAGCATTCAAGGCTGCGAAAGATATTACAGGAAATGACTACGTGGTGGACAACATGTCCACTTACTTCATCCGACCGGTTCAGATCGAGCATTCCGTAACGGTGATGCCGAAATTGCTCGAGATCAGCCGCCGGACCTGCAAACTGGAAATTGAGATTATCCATCTCGACACGCTGGTAGCCAAGGCGGTGCTGATGCTGCAATCGCTTGACCACGGCTAA
- a CDS encoding GNAT family N-acetyltransferase: protein MQLQLSSIHDTAPEQWKSRLAGLLQFLREHGERRLTNQGCKVLSRLTPQQLSWPGFSLVVATVRGQSGHQLAGISFVADYGKEACLVAVHPLYRSKHIGTKLLAAQLRHLGQLQCSVASDNYSSLKMCFNAGLAAVSLSTGPTGKPTLLLQSPQPASCSVISPQEGELLCLNPS from the coding sequence ATGCAGTTGCAGCTCTCTTCTATTCACGACACCGCTCCAGAGCAGTGGAAATCCAGGCTGGCCGGACTGCTCCAGTTCCTGCGGGAGCACGGCGAACGACGTCTGACCAATCAAGGGTGCAAGGTGTTGTCCAGACTGACCCCGCAGCAGCTGTCCTGGCCGGGATTCTCGCTGGTGGTCGCCACCGTGCGTGGCCAGAGCGGGCATCAGCTCGCAGGCATCAGCTTCGTAGCCGACTATGGCAAAGAAGCCTGCCTGGTCGCCGTACATCCCTTGTATCGCAGCAAACATATTGGCACCAAACTGCTGGCCGCACAGCTCCGCCATCTTGGACAGCTGCAGTGCAGCGTAGCCAGCGACAATTACTCCAGTCTCAAAATGTGCTTCAATGCCGGCCTGGCTGCGGTTTCCTTAAGCACTGGCCCCACGGGCAAGCCTACGCTGCTGCTGCAGTCGCCGCAGCCTGCCAGCTGCTCCGTCATCTCTCCACAAGAAGGTGAACTCCTATGTCTGAACCCGTCTTAG
- a CDS encoding YheC/YheD family protein — protein sequence MNTRNPEESKPVIAILTTSDKQHQFGGNRKNFRDIIRTGKEMGYLVYVVTVRDLKLEERLINGYVPSPGGRLWYSIPVPLPQVIYNRIPTREQEQRLPVARKIAECLEHPEIHLYNPYFFNKWNLFEWLKGAHSTSKHVPKTRRLRTAATLTAMLKNHDSLYLKPESGKAGKGIMRLKYREDTALPYRLQIQSGRRNVTYKAASMDRLWARVEKEKGAAHYIVQQAIVLATHHKRPFDLRVLVQKNGRGGWAITGIGARLAGARSITTHVPRGGSIEEPSSMLESTFGAERAAAILKSLPTTALLIARQIERASELTLGEMSMDLGVDDNGGLWFFEANARPMKFDEPAIRKLSLERIFHYSQHLARMPKHNK from the coding sequence GTGAACACCCGCAATCCCGAAGAAAGCAAGCCCGTCATCGCCATCCTGACCACCAGCGACAAGCAGCACCAATTCGGCGGCAACCGCAAGAACTTTCGCGATATTATCCGCACCGGTAAAGAAATGGGCTATCTGGTATATGTAGTCACCGTCCGTGATCTGAAGCTGGAGGAGCGGCTGATCAACGGATACGTCCCTTCACCCGGCGGCAGGTTGTGGTACAGCATCCCTGTGCCCTTGCCGCAGGTGATCTATAACCGGATTCCCACCCGTGAACAGGAACAGAGGCTGCCTGTGGCCCGCAAAATAGCCGAATGTCTGGAGCATCCCGAGATTCATCTGTATAATCCGTATTTCTTCAATAAATGGAATCTGTTTGAATGGCTGAAAGGGGCACATTCCACCTCCAAGCATGTGCCGAAGACACGGCGGCTGCGGACTGCAGCCACGCTTACGGCCATGCTGAAGAATCATGACAGCCTCTACCTGAAGCCTGAGAGCGGCAAGGCTGGCAAAGGCATTATGCGCCTGAAATACCGTGAAGATACGGCCCTGCCCTACCGCCTGCAGATTCAAAGCGGCCGCAGAAACGTAACCTACAAGGCCGCCTCCATGGACCGCCTGTGGGCGCGCGTCGAGAAGGAGAAGGGCGCGGCTCACTATATTGTGCAGCAAGCCATCGTGCTGGCGACACACCACAAGCGGCCTTTCGATCTGCGCGTGCTGGTGCAGAAGAACGGCCGGGGCGGCTGGGCCATTACGGGCATCGGCGCAAGGCTGGCCGGCGCCCGCAGCATTACGACACATGTGCCGCGCGGCGGCAGCATCGAAGAGCCCTCCAGCATGCTGGAGAGCACCTTCGGCGCTGAACGCGCGGCAGCCATCCTGAAGAGCTTGCCCACTACCGCGCTGTTGATTGCGCGGCAGATTGAACGGGCTTCCGAGTTGACACTCGGGGAGATGTCGATGGATCTCGGCGTGGATGACAACGGCGGACTCTGGTTCTTCGAGGCCAATGCAAGGCCTATGAAATTTGATGAACCGGCGATCCGCAAGCTGTCGCTGGAACGGATTTTTCATTACAGCCAGCATCTGGCCCGTATGCCCAAGCATAATAAATGA
- a CDS encoding YheC/YheD family protein, producing the protein MMMNKAAAGLFGVMTGYREGSPPIAEPAFCTELCQAAPLYNLKVIVFHPDGVAADGTSVSGFSWSGGHWQKLCSPPPDVVFNRCFYGSARERTAASAAWAALPRAIPWSRGLPDKWGVHEILRRNRRAAALLPETSLYSGSSQLGTLLAEREFGLFLKPQAGSHGKRTLRAMLLGRADGGGLQVKGRDGSNKPIAYVFASLQDGLQWIDDFIGQRRYIIQPYLHLTSRSGQPFDVRVLMQKNGRGAWTLTGMAVRLGLRNSLTSNLHGGGTAVPLLPFLRSEYGPGGEELIEELAAEAAFLPPLLETACGRLGELGLDFGLDPAGRIYLLEANSKPGRTVFRLTGDLQAARLAAENPLLYARHLLLAQGRIPAALADSSITDGKMITMVPKEDS; encoded by the coding sequence ATGATGATGAACAAGGCTGCCGCAGGACTGTTCGGTGTCATGACGGGATACCGGGAGGGCAGCCCGCCGATTGCTGAGCCGGCATTCTGTACAGAGCTTTGCCAGGCAGCACCGCTGTACAACCTCAAAGTGATTGTGTTTCACCCGGACGGCGTTGCGGCAGACGGCACTTCCGTCTCCGGTTTCAGCTGGAGCGGCGGTCATTGGCAGAAGCTCTGCTCGCCTCCCCCGGACGTTGTGTTTAACCGCTGTTTCTACGGCAGCGCCCGGGAGAGAACAGCGGCTTCCGCTGCCTGGGCCGCCTTGCCCCGGGCGATCCCCTGGTCACGCGGACTGCCTGATAAATGGGGCGTTCATGAGATCCTGCGACGCAATCGCCGGGCAGCAGCGCTGCTGCCTGAGACCAGCCTGTATAGCGGCAGCAGCCAGCTTGGCACCCTGCTCGCTGAAAGAGAATTCGGCTTGTTCCTAAAGCCCCAGGCCGGCTCCCATGGGAAACGCACCCTGCGCGCCATGCTGCTCGGGCGTGCCGATGGTGGCGGGCTTCAGGTCAAGGGACGCGACGGCAGCAACAAGCCTATAGCGTATGTGTTCGCATCCCTGCAGGACGGTCTTCAGTGGATTGATGATTTCATCGGCCAGCGCCGCTATATTATACAGCCTTATCTGCATTTAACCAGCCGCTCCGGGCAGCCGTTTGATGTGCGTGTGCTGATGCAGAAGAATGGGCGCGGGGCCTGGACGCTCACCGGAATGGCCGTACGCCTGGGCCTCCGGAACTCCCTGACCTCCAACCTGCATGGCGGCGGGACCGCCGTGCCACTGCTGCCCTTCCTGCGCTCAGAATATGGACCGGGCGGTGAGGAACTAATAGAAGAGCTGGCAGCAGAAGCAGCATTTCTGCCGCCACTGCTGGAGACAGCCTGCGGCAGGCTGGGCGAGCTTGGCCTTGATTTCGGGCTGGACCCGGCAGGCCGGATCTATCTGCTGGAAGCCAATTCCAAGCCAGGGCGGACGGTCTTCCGGTTAACTGGCGACCTTCAGGCCGCGAGGCTTGCCGCCGAGAATCCGCTTCTCTATGCACGGCATCTGCTGCTGGCGCAGGGACGAATCCCGGCGGCACTGGCTGACAGCTCCATCACTGACGGGAAAATGATAACAATGGTTCCTAAGGAGGATTCATAA
- a CDS encoding YtpI family protein, giving the protein MVLTIKYVLFILLVVCMLGAAWFSLSSRRAQDPLDQGLKRSLMNILLGAMLVTLALMAMFLFPGSTVNVLVETVFLVIGAFNLFSGLRSYGYYSRMRSGSRRP; this is encoded by the coding sequence ATGGTCCTGACGATTAAATATGTGCTCTTCATCCTGCTTGTAGTCTGCATGCTTGGCGCTGCCTGGTTCAGCCTGTCTTCCCGGCGCGCGCAAGATCCGCTGGATCAGGGACTGAAGCGCTCGCTGATGAATATCCTGCTGGGGGCCATGCTGGTGACGCTTGCCCTGATGGCGATGTTCCTGTTCCCTGGCTCTACCGTCAATGTTCTGGTTGAGACCGTTTTCCTTGTGATCGGGGCCTTCAATCTCTTCTCGGGCCTGCGCAGCTACGGCTATTACAGCCGCATGCGCAGCGGCTCTCGTCGCCCTTAG
- a CDS encoding YheC/YheD family protein yields MSKLKIPVHTVHSGILQENAVMLGDRSMKRLKIPAHGTLQLAFGSFRQEVTVVPVPKSDSLRVSEGLARRIGWNHRLTLGVSYSSGSRTLRLGPLIGVLVSRARPDNPDRLFGPITLFCRELTNVCQAQGAYVYFFTPEALETHSSSIKGWVYDEGWKKQSLPVADVINNRVTSRKVENKPSVQHFLADVKSRYGTHFFNEKFLDKTEVFEALRQDPTLQRYLPESHLLNGYAVMKRMCGQYASVFLKPVRGSLGKGILRISKEEGGGYRLLSTTPLGTRKQIYPTLTKLFQSIAPKMKTTRYQIQQGLPLMELGRRPVDFRALVQKNGTGKWGVTSIVARTAGGNHFVSNLAKGGTLSTVREAVSKSSLPAGVKESVQLQLPRAALAIARGVETFIPAHFGELGIDLALDQTGRIWLLEVNSKPSKNDNTPLNDQKIRPSVKQMILYCRYLAGL; encoded by the coding sequence ATGTCTAAGCTTAAGATCCCGGTCCATACGGTTCACTCGGGCATCCTGCAGGAAAACGCTGTAATGCTTGGCGACAGATCGATGAAAAGACTCAAAATCCCGGCACACGGAACTCTCCAGCTTGCTTTCGGTTCATTCCGGCAGGAGGTCACCGTCGTCCCGGTTCCGAAATCCGACAGTCTGCGCGTCAGCGAAGGACTGGCACGGCGGATCGGATGGAACCACCGGCTGACGCTGGGTGTCTCCTACAGCTCCGGGAGCCGTACCTTGCGGCTGGGTCCGCTGATCGGAGTGCTCGTCAGTCGCGCCCGTCCCGACAATCCCGACAGGCTGTTCGGACCCATTACCCTCTTCTGCCGGGAACTAACCAACGTCTGCCAGGCGCAGGGCGCCTATGTATATTTCTTTACCCCGGAAGCGCTGGAAACACACAGCTCCTCCATCAAGGGCTGGGTATACGACGAAGGCTGGAAGAAACAGAGTCTGCCCGTCGCCGATGTGATCAATAATCGGGTTACATCGCGCAAGGTGGAGAATAAACCAAGCGTACAGCATTTTTTGGCGGATGTAAAATCACGGTACGGAACCCATTTCTTCAATGAGAAATTTCTCGACAAAACAGAGGTGTTCGAAGCGCTGCGCCAGGACCCCACCCTCCAGCGGTATTTGCCGGAGTCCCATCTGCTGAACGGCTATGCCGTGATGAAACGGATGTGCGGGCAATATGCCAGCGTCTTCCTCAAGCCTGTCCGGGGCAGTCTCGGCAAAGGGATTCTCCGCATTTCCAAAGAGGAAGGCGGGGGCTACCGCCTGTTATCAACTACACCGCTGGGCACACGCAAGCAGATTTATCCGACTCTCACCAAGCTGTTCCAGTCCATCGCCCCTAAGATGAAAACGACCCGCTACCAGATACAGCAGGGCTTGCCTCTGATGGAGCTTGGACGCCGGCCGGTAGATTTCCGGGCCTTGGTGCAGAAGAACGGCACCGGCAAGTGGGGCGTCACTTCCATTGTGGCCCGCACCGCCGGGGGCAATCATTTCGTCTCCAACCTTGCCAAAGGCGGGACCCTAAGTACCGTACGCGAGGCTGTAAGCAAAAGCAGTCTGCCCGCCGGCGTCAAGGAAAGTGTGCAACTGCAGCTCCCACGGGCTGCCCTCGCAATCGCCAGGGGCGTGGAGACCTTTATCCCGGCCCATTTCGGGGAGCTTGGCATCGACCTTGCGCTCGACCAAACCGGGCGGATCTGGCTGCTGGAGGTCAACTCCAAGCCCTCCAAGAACGATAATACACCGCTTAATGATCAGAAGATAAGGCCCTCCGTCAAACAAATGATTCTGTATTGCCGTTACCTGGCCGGTTTATAA
- a CDS encoding YtrH family sporulation protein, which translates to MSIFLSKAVLDFFIACGIVLGGAMLGGIGAVVSLQPPTQTMLDVADRIKIWALAAAVGGTIDPMRVIESNMIGGNLSPAIKQILYLVFAFLGAHMGSELVKWVCGRG; encoded by the coding sequence GTGAGTATTTTTCTGAGCAAGGCTGTACTTGACTTCTTCATTGCTTGCGGCATTGTGCTGGGAGGGGCCATGCTGGGCGGAATCGGTGCCGTCGTCTCCCTCCAGCCGCCCACGCAGACCATGCTGGATGTGGCTGACCGGATCAAAATCTGGGCACTTGCCGCCGCGGTCGGCGGGACCATAGACCCGATGCGAGTGATCGAAAGCAATATGATCGGAGGCAATCTTTCGCCCGCCATCAAACAAATCCTGTATCTCGTCTTCGCCTTCCTTGGCGCCCATATGGGCAGTGAACTGGTCAAGTGGGTCTGCGGCAGGGGGTAA
- a CDS encoding YlbF family regulator produces MNIYDKANELARAIKESSEVADINSAMKLVDADPESKRMLDNFRQGQMELQQRMMSGEMPPPEEMEKMEKLFEVLNLNLGIRRLFDAERRLSVVIEDVNKIITESLSQLYGDGQ; encoded by the coding sequence ATGAACATATATGACAAAGCCAATGAACTGGCACGAGCGATTAAAGAGAGCAGTGAGGTTGCAGATATTAACAGCGCGATGAAGCTTGTGGACGCCGATCCGGAGAGCAAGCGGATGCTCGACAACTTCCGTCAGGGTCAAATGGAGCTGCAGCAGCGGATGATGAGCGGAGAGATGCCTCCGCCGGAAGAAATGGAGAAGATGGAGAAGCTCTTCGAGGTGCTTAACCTGAATCTGGGCATCCGCCGTCTGTTTGATGCGGAGCGTCGACTGAGTGTAGTGATCGAGGATGTGAACAAGATTATCACTGAGAGCTTGTCCCAGCTCTATGGCGATGGCCAATAA